Proteins encoded by one window of Glycine soja cultivar W05 chromosome 15, ASM419377v2, whole genome shotgun sequence:
- the LOC114386336 gene encoding guanine nucleotide-binding protein subunit gamma 3-like: MSTPTRGTSNTLLSLPLPSPTPKAPSGYPDLYRKRRETAKIQMLEREISFLEEELKSSEGLQPASRCCKEIADFVMANSDPLLPTSKKNHQSCSLWKWLCDIPCFNLSWICHWCCDGCFEHQNLSSCCSHGKPCNCCSSCLPSTNCSCCSNGRSHCCKDSCGCKNCCTLPSCNFGWPFPSCCICKCSCSCSCPKCPKVRPCCCCTNCCWNPCSCF; encoded by the exons ATGAGCACTCCCACAAGAGGCACTTCTAATACGCTTCTCTCTCTGCCATTGCCCTCTCCTACTCCTAAGGCGCCTTCCGGGTACCCAGATTTGTATCGAAAGCGCCGCGAAACGGCCAAGATTCAGATGCTGGAAAGAGAGATAAGCTTCCTTGAG GAAGAGTTAAAGTCTTCTGAAGGGCTTCAACCTGCTTCAAGATGCTGCAAAGA GATTGCCGATTTTGTGATGGCAAACTCAGATCCTCTGTTACCTAC GAGCAAGAAGAACCACCAGTCATGTAGCTTGTGGAAGTGGTTGTG TGACATCCCTTGCTTTAACTTGTCTTGGATCTGCCATTGGTGCTGTGATGGGTGCTTTGAACATCAAAACTTGTCAAGTTGCTGTTCCCACGGCAAACCATGCAACTGCTGTTCTAGTTGTCTTCCATCTACCAATTGCTCTTGCTGCTCTAATGGAAGATCACATTGCTGCAAAGATAGCTGTGGTTGCAAAAATTGTTGCACTCTCCCAAGTTGCAATTTTGGGTGGCCTTTTCCCTCTTGCTGCATCTGCAAATGCTCTTGCTCTTGCTCTTGCCCAAAATGTCCCAAGGTTCGTCCATGTTGTTGTTGTACAAATTGCTGTTGGAACCCTTGTTCATGTTTCTAG